The segment GTACAGTACATGTAATGTCAATTAAACTGCTTTGTCATATTCACTACCAAAACAGATAGACACCTGCTGTTGAGGCTCGTACTTGCTGTTATGTATTTAATACACGATGGAAGAAAATGGAGGACCTTGCTTTACTTTGTTAGTGTCTGTTTCTAAAAGTTTCTCTGAGAAACACAGTGGTTGTAGCGTTCACCAAGCAGGAGCTTGACACTTCCTCTTACTCCACAAAAAAGCAGCATTCTTTGTTTTCACCGACACACTGATGAGGAGAAAATCCATCCTCGCTCCAGACCAGTTTGATAAACACCCTCAGCGGAGTGGAGCAGTTTATAGGTTCTACTCTACATTAGTGAGACACTGCTGAAGAACCGGAGTGCATTAGGTAGTCCCTTCTTatctctgtgctgctcacaCCCTGACGACTGGGGTTGTAGCTGTGAGGGGCACAGTGGAGCCGGTGTCGTACTCCAAGTCGATCATGGTGTGGTTGGGAGTCCCCAGGCTGCTAAGGGAAGTGCCTGTGCCCATTTGTCTGTCTCGAAGACTTTGCAGGTAGCTCTGAGGGAAAGAACAAAAcagggagagatgagggaggtgCACAAAAATACACGCAACTTAACCAAGAAACAATCCTGTCTTTTCTACTGCACTACTCTGGTCTTACTGGTAAGCATAACAATAATCAGCAACTACAGCACACGCCATTCTGGGTGACACTGACCGGTGCCAGTAGATCCCCAGCGTAACGTTTCACTGGGGTGGGTTTACGACGGTAAGTGCCTTCCTGCCCACCTGCCTGCTGTCGCTTCTTGGCGTCCTTTTCCCGAATCCGCATCAGCTGGACTCTCTTCTGCCGCCGACTGATTACAACTAAGAGCAAAGggaaaatacaaaaccatgaAATAAAGTAGATTTGTAAAATATGCAAATACTGCTAAAAGTGAATATCTGAACCTCATTGAAGTATTAAAGTTCTTACTTAACTAAAGGAACACAAAGCTAACATTCTTAAATTGTATACCTTTTTggaaaattacacaaaaacaggaagatTTTGTGactgaaattataaaaaatgtaaggAATTTGAGGAGGAATTTAATggatttaaattaatttaaggCCGATTTAAGGTAAATACatgtctctgattggctgttctTGCTCTTAGCATATATCTGGTCAGTCATGTGATCACTTGAAAGTCATCTTTAATGCTACATCTTCACTTAAAGAAGAAATAGGTTGCTTAATAAATGTGATTACGTGTGATTCTCAAACGAGTGTTAAATACAGGCAATGACCCAACTCAGAGCATCATTATATTCCATCCTCACCCTCAGTGTGTGAGAAGCTGTCATCCGTCAGTTTCCACTGGACCAGTACTCCTATGAGGCTGAGGGCGGGCCAGATGCCCATAATGACCCAGCTGTACCAGCAGAGAGGTGGTCCGGGCGTGAGCCGCAGGCACTCATACACGTGTGTGCCCAGTGCCAGCATCTCCACAAAGTAATCAGCACACACTGTCATGATCGCTGCCCCGAACACGGCTGTGGATAGCATGGTGAAGAACTTTTGCCACTGCAGCGTCAGCACGGCAAACAGCATGCCTGTTCCTAGGAGAGAACCCAGCGGCACCCAGACTGTGGTCGGTGTGTAGAACTGGTGAGTGACCAGAAGAGCGGCGAGGGCCAGGAGGAGACCCAGTAGCAGGCCAGTCATGAAGAGGCCGACACTTCGCACCAGCATCGTGACCAGGCCGCACAGGAGACCGATACCGAGGCCGATACCAGCGCTGGCCTCTACGCTCAGCTGGGTGTCCAGCACGTGCTCCTTGTGGCACAGCAAGAAAATGATGATAGAGCCAAACATCAGGCCCGACAGGAACATGACAGCCTTGAAACAGCGGTAACCTgaaggaggagacacaggagagaTCTGCAATGACGAACTGAGAGTTGAAAGGAACAGAACAAATAGCATAACCATAATATAAATGCATTGGCATGAATGGTGTGACTGTGTTATGTCATCCCGTGTTTCAGCTTGCTTGATGTCAAGGCCTGTGACACGGCAGGGAGCCTCACCAAAGAAGCAGTAGATGATGCCAAACAGGCAACACATGGAGCAGATGACGGCAGGGATGATATCATACTTCCTCTCTATCTCCAAG is part of the Hippoglossus hippoglossus isolate fHipHip1 chromosome 5, fHipHip1.pri, whole genome shotgun sequence genome and harbors:
- the LOC117761666 gene encoding transmembrane protein 198-like isoform X1 — encoded protein: MADPTVLSPEGAGAGIAEVDACSLEIERKYDIIPAVICSMCCLFGIIYCFFGYRCFKAVMFLSGLMFGSIIIFLLCHKEHVLDTQLSVEASAGIGLGIGLLCGLVTMLVRSVGLFMTGLLLGLLLALAALLVTHQFYTPTTVWVPLGSLLGTGMLFAVLTLQWQKFFTMLSTAVFGAAIMTVCADYFVEMLALGTHVYECLRLTPGPPLCWYSWVIMGIWPALSLIGVLVQWKLTDDSFSHTEVVISRRQKRVQLMRIREKDAKKRQQAGGQEGTYRRKPTPVKRYAGDLLAPSYLQSLRDRQMGTGTSLSSLGTPNHTMIDLEYDTGSTVPLTATTPVVRV
- the LOC117761666 gene encoding transmembrane protein 198-like isoform X2; its protein translation is MADPTVLSPEGAGAGIAEVDACSLEIERKYDIIPAVICSMCCLFGIIYCFFGYRCFKAVMFLSGLMFGSIIIFLLCHKEHVLDTQLSVEASAGIGLGIGLLCGLVTMLVRSVGLFMTGLLLGLLLALAALLVTHQFYTPTTVWVPLGSLLGTGMLFAVLTLQWQKFFTMLSTAVFGAAIMTVCADYFVEMLALGTHVYECLRLTPGPPLCWYSWVIMGIWPALSLIGVLVQWKLTDDSFSHTEVVISRRQKRVQLMRIREKDAKKRQQAELPAKSSRQTNGHRHFP